The Brasilonema sennae CENA114 genome includes a region encoding these proteins:
- the glmS gene encoding glutamine--fructose-6-phosphate transaminase (isomerizing): MCGIVGYIGTQAATEILLSGLEKLEYRGYDSAGIATIWEGEVNCVRAKGKLYNLRSKLEQVETPSQIGIGHTRWATHGKPEVYNAHPHMDGAMRIAVVVNGIIENYSELREELKHKGYQFLSETDVEVIPHLIAEFFKHPPSVSPFCPSLLLEAVRDTVHKLRGAFAIALISADYPDELIVVRQQAPMVIGFGQGEFFCASDTPAIISHTRAVLPLDNKELARLTPLGVEVYNFAGERLRKQPRLLNLNPMMVEKQGFKHFMLKEIYEQPGVVRACLDAYFNADWNVGDSTNSPVKLGLPEEIYANLEQIQIVACGTSWHAALVGKYLIEQLAGIPTQVHYASEYRYAPSPLTPNTLTIGVTQSGETADTLAALAMEKERRQDKEPKYQARLLGITNRPESTLGHMVSQIINTLAGIEIGVAATKTFIAQLMAFYALALDLAYLRNSISSIKLQEIIDGLRQIPGEIEATLEKQEDSIGQLAHEFAETQDFIFLGRGINFPIALEGALKLKEISYIHAEGYPAGEMKHGPIALLDAKVPVVAIAMPGSVYEKVISNAQEAKARDSRLIGVTPLSQGEAAEIFNDFIPVSKVDELLSPILTVIPLQLLAYHIAALRGLDVDQPRNLAKSVTVE, from the coding sequence ATGTGCGGAATCGTTGGGTATATTGGCACTCAAGCGGCAACAGAAATTTTGCTATCTGGGCTGGAAAAACTAGAGTATCGGGGATACGATTCTGCGGGAATCGCCACGATATGGGAAGGTGAGGTGAATTGTGTGCGGGCAAAAGGTAAACTTTATAATCTGCGTTCTAAGCTAGAACAAGTAGAAACACCCTCTCAAATTGGTATTGGTCACACTCGCTGGGCAACTCATGGTAAGCCAGAAGTGTATAATGCCCATCCCCATATGGATGGGGCTATGCGAATCGCGGTGGTGGTGAATGGGATTATTGAAAATTACAGTGAGTTGCGCGAGGAACTGAAACACAAAGGATACCAGTTTCTCTCAGAGACTGATGTTGAGGTTATCCCACACCTGATTGCTGAGTTTTTCAAACATCCCCCTTCTGTTTCTCCCTTCTGTCCTTCTCTCTTGCTTGAGGCTGTTCGGGATACTGTTCATAAACTTAGGGGGGCGTTTGCGATCGCACTCATCAGTGCTGACTACCCCGACGAACTCATTGTCGTCCGACAACAAGCACCTATGGTGATTGGTTTTGGGCAAGGGGAATTCTTCTGCGCTTCCGACACACCAGCCATTATTTCTCATACCCGTGCGGTTTTACCTCTAGACAATAAGGAATTGGCACGTCTGACACCTCTGGGCGTTGAGGTTTACAACTTTGCAGGTGAAAGGTTGAGAAAACAGCCCCGTCTGCTTAACTTGAATCCCATGATGGTGGAAAAGCAGGGATTCAAGCACTTCATGCTTAAGGAAATTTACGAACAACCAGGGGTTGTACGGGCTTGTTTGGATGCTTACTTCAACGCTGATTGGAATGTTGGTGATTCTACAAATTCTCCAGTTAAGCTTGGTTTACCAGAAGAAATTTACGCTAACTTAGAACAAATCCAAATTGTTGCTTGTGGTACAAGTTGGCACGCAGCATTAGTTGGTAAATATTTAATAGAACAACTAGCGGGAATTCCTACGCAAGTGCATTATGCTTCCGAATATCGTTATGCACCTTCACCCCTGACACCAAATACTCTGACGATTGGTGTTACACAGTCTGGTGAAACTGCTGATACGTTAGCAGCTTTGGCGATGGAAAAAGAACGTCGTCAGGATAAAGAACCAAAATATCAAGCACGATTATTAGGAATTACCAATCGCCCAGAAAGTACTCTGGGTCATATGGTATCTCAAATTATTAATACTCTCGCGGGAATTGAAATTGGAGTCGCGGCAACGAAAACTTTTATTGCTCAATTGATGGCGTTTTATGCATTAGCATTAGATTTGGCATATCTTCGCAACAGCATTTCTTCTATAAAATTGCAAGAGATTATTGACGGGTTGCGGCAAATCCCAGGTGAAATTGAAGCAACTTTGGAAAAACAAGAGGATTCTATTGGACAATTAGCTCATGAGTTTGCAGAAACTCAAGATTTTATCTTTTTGGGAAGAGGAATTAACTTCCCAATTGCTTTAGAAGGAGCTTTGAAATTAAAGGAAATTAGTTATATTCATGCAGAGGGATATCCGGCTGGAGAAATGAAGCACGGACCAATTGCTTTGTTGGATGCGAAAGTGCCAGTTGTGGCGATCGCTATGCCTGGAAGTGTTTACGAAAAAGTCATTTCTAACGCCCAAGAAGCCAAAGCGCGTGATTCTCGCCTAATTGGTGTCACTCCTTTAAGTCAGGGAGAAGCAGCGGAAATATTTAACGACTTTATCCCAGTTTCCAAAGTTGATGAATTGCTTTCTCCAATTCTTACAGTTATTCCCCTGCAATTGTTGGCTTATCACATTGCAGCACTTCGCGGTTTGGATGTTGATCAGCCTAGGAATTTAGCGAAGTCTGTGACGGTTGAATAA
- the psaC gene encoding photosystem I iron-sulfur center protein PsaC: MSHTVKIYDTCIGCTQCVRACPTDVLEMVPWDGCKAAQVASSPRTEDCVGCKRCETACPTDFLSIRVYLGAETTRSMGLAY; encoded by the coding sequence ATGTCTCATACCGTAAAAATCTACGATACCTGCATCGGCTGTACACAATGCGTTCGTGCTTGCCCGACTGACGTACTAGAGATGGTTCCCTGGGATGGCTGCAAAGCTGCTCAAGTCGCTTCTTCTCCCCGCACAGAAGATTGTGTGGGCTGTAAGCGCTGTGAAACGGCTTGTCCTACTGACTTTTTAAGCATCCGCGTTTATTTAGGAGCTGAAACGACTCGCAGTATGGGTCTGGCTTACTAA
- a CDS encoding serine/threonine-protein kinase, producing the protein MLGQTICGRYRIIRQIGKGGFGVTFLAEDTQRPGNPQCVVKQLKPQSDDSYTLHYAKRFFDQEAEILEILGNHDQIPRLLAHCEQNQEFYIVQEYIKGQDLNQEVFSKRQLSEAEVIKLLREILEVLAFVHQKRVIHRDLKPSNIMRRESDGKIVLIDFGAVKQVTTQIANAQGQTQFTVAIGTPGYVPSEQANGQPTLSSDIYAVGVICIQALTGMNPDPRRRGFPTDSKTGEIIWQNQAQVSPKLANIIDKMIRYDYRQRYQSADEVLQALKTLLPDTSVSNQTQKQPDNKVSTTKPPTPPPGVPKKIFIVSGIAAVLATSVATIYIFKPPTPESFLPYEDPNFGIKIKYPQSWKIPDFTNPIAGEVATFVSPKQSDTDNFQEKVIISVEDFSGTLEEFSNELMKENNNLLKVNQIKSSDSFLAKRRGKVLLFTVKHGEKTLQNLQVFTLKGDKAYVITYTAEKNNYDEFIETAETMMKSFEIQ; encoded by the coding sequence ATGCTCGGTCAAACAATATGTGGACGCTACCGCATTATCCGACAGATAGGAAAAGGGGGGTTTGGTGTCACTTTCTTAGCTGAAGATACGCAACGACCGGGAAATCCTCAGTGCGTGGTCAAGCAATTGAAACCTCAGTCTGATGACTCCTACACTCTACACTACGCGAAACGTTTTTTTGACCAGGAAGCAGAAATACTGGAAATATTAGGAAATCATGACCAAATCCCAAGACTTTTAGCACATTGTGAACAAAATCAAGAATTTTATATCGTTCAGGAATACATTAAAGGTCAAGATCTCAACCAAGAAGTTTTTTCCAAAAGACAACTCAGTGAAGCTGAGGTGATTAAGCTTTTAAGAGAGATTTTAGAAGTCTTAGCCTTTGTTCATCAAAAACGGGTCATTCATCGAGATTTAAAACCCTCGAATATTATGCGACGTGAGTCAGATGGCAAGATTGTGCTGATTGACTTTGGTGCAGTCAAGCAAGTCACCACTCAAATAGCTAATGCTCAAGGACAAACTCAGTTTACTGTTGCTATTGGTACTCCTGGTTATGTGCCAAGCGAACAAGCCAATGGTCAACCAACATTAAGCAGTGACATCTATGCAGTTGGAGTTATTTGTATTCAAGCTTTGACAGGGATGAATCCCGATCCAAGACGCCGAGGATTCCCAACAGACTCCAAAACAGGAGAAATTATTTGGCAAAATCAAGCACAAGTTAGTCCTAAGCTAGCTAATATTATAGACAAAATGATCCGTTATGACTATCGTCAGCGTTACCAGTCAGCAGATGAAGTTTTGCAAGCTTTAAAAACACTATTACCTGATACTTCAGTTAGTAATCAAACGCAGAAGCAGCCTGACAATAAAGTTTCTACAACTAAACCACCAACCCCGCCACCAGGAGTACCCAAAAAAATTTTCATTGTATCGGGAATTGCAGCAGTACTTGCTACAAGCGTTGCTACAATTTATATTTTTAAACCTCCTACTCCAGAAAGTTTTCTACCATATGAAGATCCTAACTTTGGGATAAAAATAAAATATCCTCAAAGCTGGAAAATCCCTGATTTCACCAATCCTATTGCAGGAGAAGTGGCTACATTTGTATCTCCCAAACAAAGTGATACAGATAATTTTCAAGAAAAGGTGATTATAAGCGTTGAAGATTTTTCAGGAACATTAGAGGAATTTAGCAATGAGTTAATGAAGGAAAATAACAATCTATTAAAAGTAAATCAAATCAAGTCAAGTGACTCTTTTCTTGCCAAGAGACGAGGAAAAGTATTATTGTTTACTGTAAAACATGGAGAAAAAACTTTACAAAATTTGCAAGTTTTTACTTTAAAAGGTGATAAGGCATATGTCATTACTTACACAGCAGAAAAAAATAATTATGATGAGTTTATCGAAACGGCAGAGACAATGATGAAATCGTTTGAAATTCAATGA
- a CDS encoding tetratricopeptide repeat-containing serine protease family protein, producing the protein MNFYYRLAPAVIGVSIAVVQTQVAVALSPAEVNKTAKEITVLIQSKKPRYGSGVIIKKEGNTYTVLTSYHVVEVADKYEIVTPDGQRHSLNYSSVKPLQTEVDLAVVQFTSSQNYTVAKIGNSDSSTEGTTAYIAGFPAPTFAINQSTYTFSDGRITANASKPLRDGYALVYSNNTSDGMSGGAVLNEKGELVGVHGRADKDEKKSKTGFNLGIPINTFLRLSAKVGVDVGVSAPNTQVATKPIAADFYIQGLNKYSKGDLKAAINDYTEAIRLNPNYAYAYGDRGLARFDSGDKQGAIDDLNQALRIDRNLAPAYNARGFVRYKLGDKQGSISDFNSALRINPNFALAYVNRGNARDDLGDPQGAIADYNIALRINPNFAVTYYERGVTRYRLGDKQGAIADYTEAIHFNSNYVSAYNNRGHIRYNLGDKQGAIADYNSALRINPNYAHAYYNRGIARSDLGDKQGAIADLQKAVDLYRQQGNTAYYQKALELIKKLQQ; encoded by the coding sequence ATGAACTTTTATTATCGGCTCGCGCCAGCAGTAATTGGGGTATCAATCGCCGTTGTGCAGACGCAAGTGGCTGTGGCACTATCTCCAGCTGAGGTGAATAAAACTGCCAAGGAAATCACAGTACTGATCCAAAGTAAAAAGCCCAGGTACGGTTCCGGGGTGATTATCAAGAAAGAGGGCAATACTTACACTGTTCTGACATCATATCATGTGGTAGAAGTGGCAGATAAATATGAAATTGTTACTCCTGATGGTCAGCGCCATTCACTAAACTACAGCAGTGTGAAACCATTACAAACAGAAGTAGACTTAGCTGTGGTGCAGTTTACTAGCAGTCAAAATTACACTGTTGCCAAGATAGGTAACTCTGACAGCAGTACAGAAGGCACAACAGCTTATATAGCTGGGTTTCCTGCACCAACATTCGCGATTAATCAGTCAACTTACACTTTCAGTGATGGGCGGATTACTGCTAATGCCTCAAAACCGTTGCGTGATGGCTATGCCTTGGTCTACAGCAATAATACGTCAGACGGCATGAGTGGTGGTGCAGTCTTGAATGAAAAAGGTGAATTGGTAGGAGTTCACGGTCGGGCAGACAAAGATGAGAAAAAAAGTAAAACAGGCTTTAACTTGGGCATTCCCATCAACACCTTTTTGAGACTGTCAGCAAAAGTTGGGGTAGATGTGGGAGTTTCTGCACCTAATACTCAAGTAGCGACAAAACCTATAGCTGCCGACTTTTATATTCAGGGTCTGAATAAGTATAGCAAAGGAGATTTGAAAGCAGCCATTAATGATTATACAGAAGCGATTCGCCTAAATCCCAACTATGCTTATGCCTACGGTGACCGGGGTCTTGCCCGCTTTGACTCAGGAGACAAGCAGGGGGCAATTGACGATTTGAACCAAGCCTTGCGGATTGATCGCAACTTGGCCCCAGCCTATAACGCCCGGGGTTTTGTCCGCTACAAGTTGGGAGACAAGCAGGGGTCAATTAGCGATTTCAACTCTGCTCTACGGATTAATCCCAACTTTGCCCTAGCCTATGTCAACCGGGGTAATGCTCGCGATGACTTAGGAGACCCGCAGGGGGCAATCGCCGACTACAATATTGCGCTACGGATTAATCCCAACTTTGCAGTTACCTACTACGAGCGAGGTGTTACCCGCTACAGATTAGGAGACAAGCAGGGGGCAATTGCTGATTATACGGAAGCCATTCACTTCAATTCCAACTATGTCAGTGCCTACAACAATCGGGGTCACATCCGCTACAACTTAGGAGATAAGCAGGGGGCAATTGCTGATTACAACTCTGCCCTGCGGATTAATCCCAACTATGCCCACGCCTACTACAACCGGGGTATTGCCCGTTCCGACTTGGGAGACAAGCAGGGGGCGATCGCTGATTTGCAAAAAGCAGTTGACCTGTATCGACAACAAGGAAATACAGCTTATTACCAAAAAGCGCTGGAGTTGATTAAGAAGCTTCAGCAGTAG
- a CDS encoding COP23 domain-containing protein codes for MSSQVLTWSVRVFSLATLTTIATTITLNQPSYAESPTFSCGKSNGVPTTFVRTQDGKDLPVIRWFSKYFSGTGLTPEQRCLEVSRRFQRSYDNGTLRYIKPGTLKGQPVVCAVAEKSAACTDTTLLFTLKRDSDADATARQLFDRRALAAGKTVNQNGGDRSNDPVNIDVEAYLYFTKN; via the coding sequence ATGTCTAGTCAAGTTTTGACGTGGAGTGTGAGAGTTTTCAGTCTAGCTACGCTGACTACTATTGCCACAACTATAACTCTAAATCAACCCAGCTACGCAGAAAGTCCAACCTTCTCCTGCGGTAAAAGCAACGGTGTACCCACAACATTTGTCCGTACACAAGACGGAAAAGACCTGCCGGTGATTCGCTGGTTTTCCAAGTATTTTAGCGGTACAGGATTGACACCTGAGCAACGCTGTCTGGAAGTCTCTCGCAGATTTCAGAGGAGCTATGACAACGGTACGCTCAGATATATTAAGCCAGGTACGCTCAAGGGACAACCTGTTGTGTGCGCTGTTGCTGAAAAAAGCGCTGCTTGTACAGATACGACTTTGTTATTTACTCTCAAACGTGACAGCGATGCCGACGCTACTGCACGTCAGTTATTTGATCGCCGTGCCTTGGCGGCTGGAAAGACAGTGAATCAAAATGGCGGCGACAGAAGCAACGATCCCGTCAATATTGATGTCGAAGCATATCTATACTTTACTAAAAATTGA
- a CDS encoding S1 family peptidase gives MNWRKSTQSVCVGGLLIALLIWAANLNFSDSQSKVSSKDTTLKQLPTQLSEEEIQKQAQAIAVKVMSKNFLGSGIILKKQKSVYTVVTNAHVLRADKPPYRIQTFDGRIWQAKTLSAKSLQGNDLAILQFRPTNAVYAVASVGSFPKEGDEVFAAGFPFEEEKQEAKNFTFTTGKVSLVLPKALEGGYQIGYTNDIQKGMSGGPLLNRRGEVVGVNGMHAYPLWDAPSVFVDGKEADEKLHKMIVRLSWAVPIKTVVQVR, from the coding sequence ATGAATTGGCGTAAATCAACACAGAGTGTTTGTGTTGGCGGTTTATTAATTGCGCTTTTGATATGGGCAGCAAATCTCAATTTTTCTGACTCACAGAGTAAAGTGAGTAGCAAGGATACGACACTCAAACAACTGCCTACACAACTTTCAGAAGAAGAAATTCAGAAGCAGGCACAGGCGATCGCAGTCAAAGTGATGTCAAAGAATTTCTTAGGCTCCGGTATTATACTAAAAAAACAAAAATCAGTTTATACAGTTGTCACAAATGCTCATGTGCTGCGAGCAGACAAGCCCCCTTATCGTATTCAAACTTTTGATGGTCGTATTTGGCAAGCAAAGACATTAAGTGCAAAATCTCTACAAGGCAATGATTTGGCGATATTGCAGTTTCGCCCCACTAACGCTGTGTATGCTGTCGCGTCTGTTGGTTCTTTTCCCAAAGAGGGGGATGAGGTGTTTGCAGCGGGGTTTCCGTTTGAAGAAGAGAAACAAGAGGCAAAAAACTTTACCTTCACCACTGGAAAGGTATCCTTGGTTTTACCCAAAGCCTTAGAGGGAGGTTACCAGATTGGTTACACCAATGATATCCAAAAAGGTATGAGTGGCGGACCATTGCTCAATCGTCGGGGTGAGGTTGTGGGTGTGAACGGGATGCACGCCTATCCGTTGTGGGATGCACCTTCAGTGTTTGTTGATGGTAAGGAAGCTGATGAAAAGTTGCACAAGATGATTGTGCGCTTAAGTTGGGCTGTGCCAATTAAGACAGTAGTACAAGTTCGCTGA
- a CDS encoding acylphosphatase: protein MQNTTPHPKLVRAHVFISGRVQGVGYRYSTVDTAIQLGLTGWVRNLPDGSVEAVFEGSQTVVGQMIRWCYQGPPAAMVQKVLIAYEEPENLRGFEVRRFEKSELGQEEGV from the coding sequence ATGCAGAATACCACACCGCACCCAAAGCTAGTCCGCGCTCATGTATTCATTTCTGGAAGAGTTCAAGGAGTAGGGTATCGCTACTCCACCGTGGATACAGCTATCCAACTTGGATTGACAGGTTGGGTACGAAATCTCCCAGATGGTAGCGTGGAAGCAGTGTTTGAAGGTAGTCAAACGGTTGTAGGACAAATGATTCGTTGGTGTTACCAAGGACCACCCGCTGCGATGGTTCAAAAAGTTTTGATAGCATACGAGGAACCAGAAAATTTACGGGGATTTGAAGTTAGGCGTTTTGAAAAGTCTGAACTGGGTCAAGAAGAAGGAGTATAA
- a CDS encoding DUF1823 family protein, with protein MSNLPPLTTETIWAILNEEIDDATVNQLVWHCLGYRYDSSTGGWDTHQVAPEWRDEYPQPPDFIDSRPATVKLTRSIPQENKQSLKEKLGFKGYKIGEFGPRQTRRATAANWLLSYMQLNGIHL; from the coding sequence ATGTCTAACTTGCCACCATTAACAACAGAAACTATTTGGGCAATCTTGAATGAGGAGATTGATGATGCGACAGTCAACCAATTGGTATGGCATTGCTTGGGGTATCGCTATGACTCGTCAACAGGAGGGTGGGACACTCACCAAGTCGCACCAGAATGGCGGGATGAGTACCCACAACCACCAGATTTTATCGATAGTCGCCCTGCAACTGTCAAGCTGACTCGTTCTATTCCTCAAGAGAACAAACAGTCATTGAAAGAAAAACTAGGTTTCAAAGGTTATAAAATTGGTGAATTTGGACCTCGGCAAACACGGAGGGCAACAGCGGCAAATTGGTTGTTAAGTTATATGCAACTCAACGGCATTCACCTGTGA
- a CDS encoding glycosyltransferase, with protein MDKILTEKPIDFSQNSHTKVNHVFVFLEVFEGEGGIQSYVKDIFRAYLALDEPFYAEVFLLRDSHNCSNPFESDRLKFHYFKSQSPQLGRVRITLALLSHLLRQRPSHVFCGHVNLAPLVALLCQPLGIPYTVMTHGKEVWQALPTPMKSSLQKAAQIWTVSRYTRQIACAVNKLDSNKVKLLPCAVNGNNFTPGTKSTVLLERYNLTTAKVLMTVARLWSGDIYKGVDVTIQALPQIAEVFPEVKYLVIGRGDDRPRLAKLAQDLGVGNRVVFAGFVPTEELVEHYRLADAYVMPSAEGFGIVYLEAMACGIPVLSGDADGSAEPLQDGKLGWRVPHRDPNAVAQACIEILKGDDQRCDGRWLREQAIALFGIDTFGLRLQQQLKSCVKSS; from the coding sequence ATGGATAAAATTCTCACAGAAAAACCTATAGATTTCAGTCAAAATTCCCACACTAAAGTAAATCACGTCTTCGTGTTCCTAGAAGTTTTTGAGGGAGAAGGCGGAATTCAATCATATGTAAAGGATATTTTTCGAGCCTACCTAGCACTTGACGAACCTTTCTATGCAGAGGTATTTTTACTCAGAGACAGTCATAACTGCTCAAATCCTTTTGAGTCAGACCGTTTAAAATTTCATTACTTCAAATCACAGTCTCCTCAACTGGGACGAGTCAGAATCACTCTAGCATTACTTTCCCATCTGTTGCGTCAGCGACCAAGTCACGTTTTCTGCGGTCATGTAAACCTTGCCCCCTTAGTTGCTTTGTTGTGTCAACCTTTGGGAATACCTTACACGGTTATGACTCATGGTAAAGAAGTTTGGCAGGCGTTACCAACCCCCATGAAGTCTAGTTTGCAAAAAGCAGCACAAATTTGGACAGTCAGTCGTTACACTCGTCAAATCGCCTGTGCTGTCAATAAGCTTGACTCTAACAAAGTCAAACTATTACCTTGTGCTGTGAATGGTAATAACTTTACCCCAGGAACAAAATCGACTGTGTTGTTAGAACGCTATAATTTAACAACAGCAAAAGTACTGATGACCGTGGCGCGACTGTGGTCTGGTGATATTTATAAAGGTGTAGATGTCACAATTCAAGCGTTACCGCAAATAGCTGAGGTTTTCCCTGAGGTAAAATATTTAGTTATTGGTCGTGGCGATGATCGACCTCGATTAGCCAAACTTGCTCAAGATTTAGGCGTTGGCAATCGCGTTGTCTTTGCTGGGTTCGTTCCCACAGAAGAATTAGTAGAACACTACCGTCTTGCTGATGCTTACGTAATGCCTTCTGCTGAAGGTTTTGGCATTGTCTACCTAGAAGCGATGGCTTGTGGTATCCCCGTGTTGTCTGGTGATGCAGATGGATCAGCCGAGCCGTTGCAGGATGGTAAACTGGGGTGGCGCGTTCCACACCGCGATCCAAATGCAGTGGCGCAAGCTTGTATAGAAATACTCAAAGGAGATGATCAACGTTGTGATGGGCGATGGTTGCGAGAACAGGCGATCGCTCTATTTGGTATCGATACTTTTGGGCTGCGCTTGCAACAGCAGCTTAAGTCTTGCGTTAAGAGTTCATAG
- a CDS encoding ATP-binding protein: MLSIVQQDHLTVKSELKLLNQVQQWFERFCLQHLFQLGWSESQLYRLNLALAEGFTNAVRHAHHALPPETAIEIDVSLWMDRLEMRIWDYGKPFNPDALEEPEPGTLQVGGYGWFLLRRLADHVVYERGVDGRNCLLIVKYGLQGQP, encoded by the coding sequence ATGCTAAGCATCGTGCAGCAAGACCATCTGACGGTGAAGAGCGAACTGAAGCTTCTAAATCAGGTGCAACAATGGTTTGAACGATTTTGTCTACAACACTTGTTTCAACTTGGTTGGTCAGAAAGTCAACTCTATCGCCTCAACCTAGCGTTAGCAGAAGGCTTTACCAACGCCGTACGTCACGCTCATCATGCTTTACCTCCGGAAACAGCCATAGAAATTGATGTTTCTTTATGGATGGATCGCTTAGAGATGAGAATCTGGGATTATGGAAAACCTTTCAATCCTGATGCGCTTGAAGAACCAGAGCCAGGTACACTTCAAGTAGGAGGATATGGATGGTTTCTTCTGCGGCGTTTGGCTGACCACGTTGTCTATGAACGTGGTGTAGATGGGAGAAATTGCTTGCTCATCGTCAAGTATGGTTTACAGGGGCAGCCGTAA
- the petD gene encoding cytochrome b6-f complex subunit IV, which yields MATQKKPDLSDPNLRAKLAKGMGHNYYGEPAWPNDLLYVFPIVIMGSFACIVALSVLDPVMSGEPANPFATPLEILPEWYLYPVFQILRSVPNKLLGVVLMGSVPLGLILVPFIENVNKFQNPFRRPVATTVFLFGTLVTLWLGIGATFPIDKSFTFGLF from the coding sequence ATGGCGACACAGAAAAAACCTGACCTGAGCGATCCAAACTTAAGAGCCAAACTAGCAAAAGGCATGGGTCACAATTACTACGGCGAACCAGCTTGGCCTAATGACCTGCTGTACGTCTTCCCAATTGTGATTATGGGATCTTTTGCTTGTATCGTGGCTTTATCTGTATTAGATCCAGTCATGAGTGGAGAACCAGCGAATCCCTTCGCTACACCGCTGGAAATTCTACCAGAATGGTATCTCTATCCCGTATTTCAGATTTTGCGTTCAGTTCCTAACAAGCTGTTAGGGGTGGTACTCATGGGTTCCGTACCCTTAGGACTGATCCTCGTTCCCTTTATTGAGAACGTGAATAAGTTCCAAAACCCCTTCCGCCGTCCAGTAGCAACTACGGTATTCTTATTCGGTACCTTGGTGACCTTATGGTTGGGAATTGGTGCAACTTTCCCAATTGATAAGTCCTTTACTTTTGGACTGTTCTAA
- the petB gene encoding cytochrome b6, which yields MANVYDWFEERLEIQALAEDVTSKYVPPHVNIFYCLGGITLTCFLIQFATGFAMTFYYRPTVAEAYTSVQHIMNDVNFGWLIRSIHRWSASMMVLMMILHVFRIYLTGGFKKPRELTWVSGVILAVITVSFGVTGYSLPWDQVGYWAVKIVSGVPEAIPVVGTLMADLLRGGSSVGQATLTRYYSAHTFVLPWLIAVFMLFHFLMIRKQGISGPL from the coding sequence ATGGCTAATGTTTACGACTGGTTTGAGGAGCGCTTAGAGATTCAAGCGCTTGCTGAGGACGTCACCAGCAAGTATGTCCCTCCTCACGTCAATATCTTCTACTGCTTGGGTGGAATCACTCTGACGTGCTTTCTTATCCAGTTCGCGACTGGATTTGCCATGACATTCTACTACAGACCAACTGTTGCTGAAGCGTATACCTCAGTACAGCACATCATGAATGATGTGAACTTTGGCTGGCTCATTCGTTCCATCCACCGCTGGTCTGCCAGTATGATGGTGCTGATGATGATTTTGCACGTCTTCCGGATCTACCTGACAGGTGGCTTTAAAAAGCCCCGCGAATTGACTTGGGTGAGTGGTGTCATTCTAGCTGTGATCACAGTTTCTTTTGGTGTGACTGGCTATTCATTGCCTTGGGACCAAGTTGGCTACTGGGCGGTGAAAATTGTAAGTGGTGTACCAGAAGCAATTCCCGTCGTCGGTACCCTGATGGCTGACTTACTACGTGGGGGCTCCAGCGTAGGTCAAGCGACACTGACTCGTTACTACAGCGCACACACCTTTGTGCTGCCTTGGCTAATTGCCGTCTTCATGCTGTTCCACTTCTTGATGATTCGTAAACAAGGGATTTCCGGCCCATTGTAA